The Dehalococcoidia bacterium genome has a window encoding:
- a CDS encoding hydantoinase B/oxoprolinase family protein: MPARPDPGELAIAAALFSSVAEEMGVALGRSAHSPNIKERRDYSCAVFDPQGRLVAQAAHIPVHLGAMPESVRAALSLAPFRPGDVVVLNDPYLGGTHLPDITMVSPVFVGRRLAGFVACRAHHADVGGMSPGSMPLAQELWQEGIVIPPIRLYEGGRLDRGAYELILRNVRTPEERRADLDAQMAAQSIGQERLRELCQRYGLGRALSLMEALQDYAERMTRAAIARIPDGDYEFEDFLDDDGIGPDPLPVRVRVSVRGEEMVVDFSGSAPERPSSINAVAAVTRSAVYYVVRCLLDESVPANEGCFRPVRVVLPEGSIVNARPPRAVSAGNVETSQRIVDAVLGALAQALPELVPAASQGTMNNVALGGWDPFRGRPFAYYETLAGGAGGGPRRPGLSAVHTHMTNTMNTPVEALEMAYPFRIVEYRVRRGSGGAGRHPGGDGIVRTWEFLVPTSVTIVAERRRFAPWGLQGGSPGVAGRDRLVRANGEAVPLPGKCQLQLEAGDRLTIETPGGGGWGVPNPA, translated from the coding sequence ATGCCTGCCAGGCCAGACCCTGGTGAGCTGGCGATCGCTGCTGCGCTCTTCTCGTCGGTGGCCGAGGAGATGGGCGTGGCCCTGGGGCGAAGCGCCCACTCGCCTAACATCAAAGAGCGACGCGACTACTCTTGCGCCGTCTTCGACCCCCAGGGGAGGCTGGTGGCGCAGGCCGCTCACATACCGGTTCATCTGGGGGCCATGCCCGAGTCGGTGCGGGCCGCCCTCTCCTTGGCGCCCTTCCGGCCGGGCGACGTGGTCGTACTCAACGACCCCTACCTGGGAGGGACTCACCTGCCCGACATCACCATGGTCTCCCCCGTCTTCGTGGGGCGGCGGCTGGCGGGCTTCGTGGCCTGCCGCGCCCATCACGCCGACGTCGGGGGTATGTCGCCCGGCTCCATGCCTCTGGCCCAGGAGCTGTGGCAGGAAGGCATCGTCATCCCTCCCATCAGGCTCTACGAGGGCGGCAGGCTCGACAGGGGCGCCTACGAGCTGATCCTTCGCAACGTGCGAACCCCTGAGGAGAGGCGGGCCGATCTGGATGCCCAGATGGCCGCCCAGAGCATCGGCCAAGAGCGGCTGCGAGAGCTGTGCCAGCGCTACGGCCTGGGCCGGGCCCTGTCCCTCATGGAGGCCCTGCAGGACTACGCCGAGCGAATGACCAGGGCGGCCATCGCCCGCATCCCGGACGGCGACTACGAGTTCGAGGACTTTCTGGACGACGATGGCATCGGCCCTGACCCGCTGCCAGTGCGCGTGAGGGTCTCGGTGCGGGGCGAGGAGATGGTGGTGGACTTCAGCGGCAGTGCCCCCGAACGCCCCTCCTCCATCAATGCCGTGGCCGCCGTCACCCGTTCGGCCGTCTACTACGTCGTGCGGTGCCTGCTGGACGAGTCGGTGCCGGCTAACGAAGGGTGCTTCCGACCGGTGCGGGTGGTGCTGCCGGAGGGAAGCATCGTCAACGCCCGTCCGCCGCGGGCGGTCTCGGCTGGCAACGTGGAGACGTCGCAGCGCATCGTGGACGCGGTGCTGGGGGCGCTGGCCCAGGCCCTGCCCGAGCTGGTGCCGGCGGCGAGCCAGGGGACCATGAACAACGTGGCCCTGGGCGGCTGGGACCCCTTCCGAGGACGCCCCTTCGCCTATTACGAGACCCTGGCAGGGGGTGCGGGTGGCGGCCCCCGCCGGCCGGGCCTCTCGGCCGTCCACACCCACATGACCAACACCATGAACACGCCCGTGGAGGCGCTGGAGATGGCCTACCCCTTCCGGATCGTCGAGTACCGGGTGCGGCGCGGGTCGGGAGGGGCAGGCCGCCATCCCGGCGGCGACGGCATCGTGCGCACGTGGGAGTTCCTGGTCCCCACCTCAGTGACCATCGTGGCTGAGCGCCGGCGGTTTGCCCCCTGGGGGCTGCAGGGGGGCAGTCCGGGGGTCGCGGGTCGCGACCGGCTCGTGCGAGCGAACGGGGAGGCTGTGCCCCTGCCTGGCAAGTGTCAGCTGCAACTGGAGGCGGGCGACCGCCTCACCATAGAGACGCCCGGCGGCGGGGGCTGGGGCGTCCCTAATCCCGCCTGA
- a CDS encoding MMPL family transporter: protein MREALSPGRLARWCATHRWVVVGIWVAGLLAAAALAFTLLSSGLTHEASFSNRPESRQAEELLAERLRGPEPLQEIVIVRSDTLTADDPGFRSFVEDLYGRLVSLGPDVVAHALAYYQPGGETLVSADRHTALILLTLEGGMDGAEEKAKRIRALVEAADGQQGFRVLHTGQASVSLDSSHVAEEDLRQAEGIGIPAALVVLLLVFGAVVAAVMPIVLAVVAIAIAVGLAAAIGQAFPLTFFVTNMITMMGLAVGIDYSLFIISRYREERARGLSRVEAIAATGDSATRAVLFSGLTVIIAMSGLLIVPTSIFRSLALGSVLVVAVAVLASLTLVPALLGLLGDRINALRVPVLARFAEADDGRGGFWDRVARSVMRRPALSLALVTALLLALAVPYFQMRTGFNGASTLPDDLPSKQGFEALARDFPSGLVGPAEVVIDGDMSSPEVQAAVERLRTLLAADPIFGPATLQVNEAGDLGLLSVPIAAESGSREAVRAVDALRQRYIPQAFAGVDARVLVGGEPAFSRDSFALVDTYTPIVFAFVLGLSFLLLTLAFRSVVVPAKAVAMNLLSVGAAYGLTVLVFQRGWGADLLGFRQVEAIEAWIPIFLFAVLFGLSMDYHVFLLSRIRERYDETGDNAEAVAFGLRTTGKLITGAALIMAVVFAGFASGELVMFQQVGFSAAVAVLLDATLVRSVLVPSAMALLGRWNWYLPRWLSWLPDLRVEPARRAYATVRRD from the coding sequence GTGCGCGAGGCCCTCTCCCCCGGCCGACTGGCCCGCTGGTGCGCCACCCATCGCTGGGTGGTGGTGGGCATCTGGGTCGCCGGCCTGCTGGCCGCTGCCGCTCTCGCCTTTACCCTCCTGAGCAGCGGCCTCACCCACGAGGCCAGCTTCAGCAACCGCCCCGAGTCGCGACAGGCGGAGGAACTGCTGGCGGAGCGGCTGCGCGGCCCCGAACCGCTGCAGGAGATCGTCATCGTCCGCTCCGACACTCTCACCGCCGACGACCCTGGCTTCCGTTCGTTCGTCGAAGACCTTTACGGTCGCCTGGTGTCCCTCGGCCCCGATGTGGTGGCCCACGCCCTGGCCTATTACCAGCCCGGCGGGGAGACCCTCGTCTCCGCCGACCGTCACACCGCCCTGATCCTCCTGACCCTGGAAGGAGGGATGGACGGCGCCGAGGAGAAGGCAAAGCGCATACGCGCCCTGGTAGAGGCGGCCGATGGCCAGCAGGGGTTCCGGGTCCTGCACACTGGCCAGGCTAGCGTCTCCCTGGACTCCAGCCACGTGGCCGAGGAAGACCTGCGGCAGGCGGAGGGGATCGGCATTCCCGCCGCGCTGGTAGTGCTGTTGCTGGTGTTCGGAGCAGTGGTGGCAGCGGTGATGCCCATCGTGCTGGCGGTGGTGGCCATCGCCATCGCCGTGGGGCTGGCAGCAGCCATAGGCCAGGCCTTTCCGCTGACGTTCTTCGTCACCAACATGATCACCATGATGGGCCTGGCGGTAGGCATAGACTACTCTCTGTTCATCATCTCGCGATACCGTGAGGAGCGGGCACGGGGCCTGAGCAGGGTTGAGGCCATAGCCGCCACCGGCGACAGCGCCACCCGTGCCGTCCTCTTCAGCGGCCTGACGGTCATCATCGCCATGTCGGGCCTCCTGATCGTTCCCACCTCCATATTCCGTAGCCTCGCCCTGGGGTCGGTGCTGGTGGTGGCAGTGGCAGTGCTGGCATCGCTGACCCTCGTGCCGGCCCTGTTGGGGCTGCTGGGCGACCGGATCAACGCCCTGCGCGTGCCCGTGCTGGCCCGCTTCGCCGAGGCCGACGACGGCCGTGGTGGGTTCTGGGACCGGGTGGCCCGTTCGGTGATGCGCCGCCCCGCCCTGAGCCTGGCCCTGGTAACGGCGCTGCTGCTGGCCCTGGCCGTGCCCTACTTCCAGATGCGGACCGGCTTCAACGGCGCCAGCACCCTCCCCGACGACCTCCCCTCCAAGCAGGGATTCGAGGCGCTGGCGCGCGATTTCCCCAGCGGGCTGGTGGGGCCTGCCGAGGTGGTCATCGATGGCGACATGTCCTCCCCTGAGGTGCAGGCGGCTGTCGAGCGACTGCGCACGCTGCTGGCCGCCGACCCCATCTTCGGGCCGGCGACACTGCAGGTGAACGAGGCGGGCGACCTGGGCCTGCTGTCGGTGCCTATCGCCGCTGAGTCGGGAAGCCGGGAGGCGGTGCGGGCGGTGGACGCCCTGCGCCAGCGCTACATACCCCAGGCCTTCGCGGGGGTGGACGCCCGCGTGCTGGTGGGCGGGGAGCCGGCCTTCAGCCGCGATTCCTTCGCCCTGGTGGACACCTACACGCCCATCGTGTTCGCCTTCGTCCTGGGCCTCAGCTTCCTGCTCCTTACCCTGGCGTTCCGCTCGGTAGTGGTGCCGGCCAAGGCGGTGGCCATGAACCTGCTGTCGGTGGGGGCAGCCTACGGGCTGACGGTGCTGGTGTTCCAGAGGGGATGGGGGGCCGACCTGCTGGGCTTCCGACAGGTGGAGGCCATCGAGGCCTGGATCCCCATCTTCCTGTTCGCCGTCCTGTTCGGCCTGTCCATGGACTATCACGTGTTCCTGCTCAGTCGCATCCGCGAGCGCTATGACGAGACGGGCGACAACGCCGAGGCGGTAGCGTTCGGCCTCCGCACCACCGGCAAGCTCATCACCGGTGCTGCCCTGATAATGGCGGTGGTGTTCGCCGGCTTTGCCTCCGGCGAGCTGGTGATGTTCCAGCAGGTGGGCTTCTCGGCGGCGGTGGCGGTGCTGCTGGATGCCACCCTGGTGCGGTCGGTGCTGGTGCCCTCCGCAATGGCCCTGCTGGGCCGGTGGAACTGGTACCTGCCCCGCTGGCTGTCGTGGCTCCCCGACCTGCGTGTGGAGCCTGCCCGCCGCGCCTACGCCACCGTCAGGCGGGATTAG
- a CDS encoding alcohol dehydrogenase catalytic domain-containing protein: MKAAVMTQLKAPLEIKEVPDPKPGPTDAVVRVEACGICRSDWHFWQGDWSWLGLQPPLPRIMGHEFGGVVEAVGDQVRSFRPGDRVTVPFHLACGRCQYCYSGRSNLCGMGMLGFSIDGGYGRLALVPNADVNLIRLPEGVDFLTAAALGCRYMTAYHAVADRARVRPGEWVAVFGVGGVGLSAVQIAAALGGRVIAVDISDEKLQRARQEGAVAVVNASQGNPFMQVRQLTEGGADVGIDALGSLSTAQASILSIRKGGRHVQVGLTSQQEQGMIPIPADAMVVQEIDFLTSLGCPATSYPGLLSLVASGKLDPRRLVGQTIPVEGVNDVLNAMTEFGTVGFNIIDRW; encoded by the coding sequence GTGAAGGCTGCAGTCATGACCCAGCTCAAGGCCCCCCTGGAGATCAAGGAAGTACCCGACCCGAAGCCTGGCCCCACCGACGCAGTGGTGAGGGTGGAGGCCTGTGGCATCTGCCGCAGTGACTGGCACTTCTGGCAGGGCGACTGGTCCTGGCTGGGACTCCAGCCCCCATTGCCGCGCATCATGGGGCACGAGTTCGGCGGAGTGGTGGAGGCCGTGGGCGACCAGGTGCGCAGCTTCCGCCCCGGCGACCGGGTGACGGTGCCCTTCCACCTGGCCTGCGGCCGCTGCCAGTACTGCTACTCGGGGCGCTCCAACCTGTGCGGCATGGGCATGCTGGGCTTCAGCATCGACGGGGGCTACGGCCGCCTGGCCCTGGTGCCCAACGCCGATGTGAACCTCATACGCCTGCCGGAGGGAGTGGACTTCCTGACAGCCGCCGCCCTCGGCTGCCGCTACATGACCGCCTACCACGCGGTGGCCGACCGTGCCCGCGTGCGGCCGGGCGAGTGGGTGGCCGTCTTCGGCGTCGGCGGCGTGGGCCTGTCGGCGGTCCAGATCGCCGCTGCCCTGGGCGGGCGGGTCATCGCCGTGGACATCAGCGACGAGAAGCTCCAGCGCGCCCGCCAGGAGGGGGCTGTAGCGGTGGTCAACGCCAGCCAGGGCAACCCCTTCATGCAGGTGCGCCAGCTCACCGAGGGCGGTGCTGACGTCGGCATCGATGCCCTGGGCTCTCTGTCCACCGCGCAGGCCTCCATACTGTCCATCCGCAAGGGTGGCCGGCACGTGCAGGTGGGACTCACCAGCCAGCAGGAGCAGGGCATGATCCCCATTCCCGCCGACGCCATGGTGGTGCAGGAGATAGACTTCCTCACCAGCCTGGGCTGCCCGGCCACTTCCTACCCCGGGCTACTGTCGCTGGTGGCCTCGGGCAAGCTGGACCCGCGGCGGCTGGTGGGCCAGACCATACCTGTGGAGGGCGTCAACGACGTGCTGAACGCCATGACGGAGTTCGGCACCGTCGGCTTCAACATCATCGACCGCTGGTAA
- a CDS encoding trypsin-like peptidase domain-containing protein, with translation MVAAKGMGLALAALLALATACAGQNAPLLIGLDVTPTVPPPSPTVIPAPSPTPACNDPAAGRAAAAPATVQVVAGTTAGSGVAVAPHGRVVTAYRLVRDHVLVSLLLPDGRKAVGQVVAWDEASDLALVAAMLDGLPTVRWAPAEPVPGDQLLALGYPFPSQHGLGGQPTVTAAVARRPVEASGQKYISLGTDLNEGYSGGPVVDLCGRLVGLVLARLGDGGEAALSLASARPIVERLAATPTPSLGPEESALAANMATVLREGYLPSGRYAAVTAASERFYGLHGICLDSPDSYCQKVLFFLGTRYLGADTQRPSRLVLDVTPGERPGEVVVIYASYAPGDPDCCPTGQPVPIPYYWDGQRLRPGGVPPGH, from the coding sequence ATGGTGGCCGCCAAGGGGATGGGCCTGGCCCTGGCAGCCCTGCTGGCCCTGGCCACGGCCTGTGCCGGGCAGAATGCTCCCCTCCTGATAGGCCTGGACGTCACCCCCACGGTGCCTCCACCTTCGCCTACCGTCATCCCAGCGCCCAGTCCCACCCCTGCCTGCAACGACCCCGCCGCGGGCCGCGCAGCGGCCGCCCCGGCCACCGTCCAGGTTGTGGCCGGCACTACCGCCGGCTCCGGGGTGGCCGTAGCCCCCCACGGGCGCGTCGTCACGGCCTACCGCCTCGTCCGCGACCATGTCCTCGTGTCGTTGCTGCTGCCCGACGGCCGGAAGGCCGTGGGGCAGGTGGTGGCCTGGGACGAGGCCAGCGACCTGGCCCTGGTGGCAGCCATGCTGGACGGGCTGCCCACCGTGAGGTGGGCACCTGCGGAGCCTGTCCCGGGAGACCAGCTTCTGGCCCTGGGCTATCCCTTCCCCAGCCAGCACGGGCTGGGAGGCCAGCCGACAGTGACGGCCGCAGTGGCGAGACGCCCCGTCGAGGCCTCGGGCCAGAAGTACATCTCCCTCGGCACCGACCTCAACGAGGGCTATTCGGGCGGCCCGGTGGTGGATCTGTGCGGGAGACTGGTAGGCCTGGTGTTGGCCCGACTGGGCGACGGCGGCGAGGCCGCCCTGTCCCTGGCCAGCGCGCGCCCCATCGTCGAGCGGCTGGCTGCCACCCCGACCCCCTCCCTGGGACCAGAGGAGTCGGCCCTGGCAGCCAATATGGCCACTGTCCTGCGGGAGGGATACCTCCCGAGCGGCCGCTATGCTGCCGTCACCGCCGCCAGCGAGCGTTTCTACGGGCTGCACGGCATCTGTCTCGATTCCCCCGACAGCTACTGCCAGAAGGTGCTCTTCTTCCTGGGCACCCGTTACCTCGGCGCGGACACACAACGGCCCTCGCGCCTGGTCCTGGACGTGACTCCCGGCGAGAGGCCGGGGGAGGTGGTGGTGATATACGCGAGCTACGCCCCCGGCGACCCTGACTGCTGCCCCACCGGCCAGCCGGTGCCCATCCCCTATTACTGGGACGGGCAACGTCTGCGACCGGGGGGCGTGCCGCCGGGGCATTAG
- a CDS encoding cytochrome P450 codes for MGPYLQLGGQGWLHDPYPVYHRLREEDPVHWSEELGHWLLTRYRDVVFVLRDRRFSAANRPPQRRWGRPTTMVNADPPEHARLRRVAAAPFNHQAVEAMRPAIQEAVDSLLEGLEGQVDLAERLATPLPLLIIGRILGLSERARDVLMRELVAFAPGAGRRRAGMMGDAAPPSPDDSYWRSVVEEHRASPGEDLVCQLIAARQQGLLHDDEELVDTLVLLYVAGMETTIGLIGNGLLALLRHPDQWQRLCRDPGLARQAVEEALRYDPPVHGVSRRALADVEVGGRTIRRGEKVLCLLAAANRDPEVFPDPDRFDIGRAQGDHLAFGTGVHTCLGALLARAEGEVAIATLARRFPDLRLAGEPRIESNLIVRRVTSLPVSL; via the coding sequence ATGGGGCCCTATCTCCAGCTCGGTGGCCAGGGCTGGCTCCACGACCCCTACCCCGTCTACCACCGTTTGCGAGAGGAAGACCCCGTCCACTGGAGCGAAGAGCTGGGGCACTGGCTGCTGACGCGTTACCGGGACGTGGTCTTCGTGCTGCGGGACAGGCGCTTCTCGGCCGCCAACCGTCCGCCCCAACGCCGTTGGGGTCGGCCCACCACCATGGTGAACGCCGATCCGCCCGAGCATGCGCGCCTGCGCCGCGTCGCTGCCGCCCCCTTCAACCATCAGGCCGTGGAGGCCATGCGCCCGGCAATACAGGAGGCAGTGGACTCCTTGCTAGAGGGGCTCGAGGGCCAGGTAGACCTGGCAGAGCGGCTGGCCACCCCCCTGCCGCTGCTGATTATCGGCCGCATCCTCGGGCTTTCGGAGCGGGCGCGGGACGTCCTCATGCGGGAGCTGGTGGCCTTCGCTCCGGGGGCGGGACGGAGGCGGGCTGGCATGATGGGGGACGCCGCACCCCCTTCACCCGACGACTCCTACTGGCGCTCGGTGGTGGAGGAGCACCGCGCCTCCCCTGGCGAAGACCTGGTCTGCCAGCTCATCGCCGCCCGCCAGCAGGGGCTGCTCCATGACGACGAGGAGCTGGTGGATACTCTGGTCCTCCTCTATGTGGCCGGCATGGAGACGACCATCGGCCTCATCGGCAACGGCCTTCTGGCCCTCCTGCGCCATCCCGATCAGTGGCAGCGGCTCTGCCGAGACCCGGGACTGGCCCGACAGGCGGTGGAGGAGGCCCTGCGCTACGACCCGCCCGTCCACGGTGTCAGCCGCCGTGCCCTGGCCGACGTGGAGGTTGGCGGCCGCACCATCCGCCGCGGCGAGAAGGTGCTCTGCCTGCTGGCGGCTGCCAACCGCGACCCGGAGGTGTTCCCGGACCCCGACCGCTTCGACATCGGCCGTGCCCAGGGGGACCATCTGGCCTTCGGGACCGGTGTCCATACCTGCCTGGGGGCGTTGCTGGCCCGGGCCGAGGGGGAGGTGGCCATAGCCACCCTCGCCCGACGCTTCCCCGACCTGCGCCTGGCCGGCGAGCCTCGCATCGAGAGCAACCTCATCGTCCGCCGGGTGACCAGCCTCCCCGTGTCCCTGTGA
- a CDS encoding CoA transferase, whose product MPRAPLWLEGVQVLEAGQGLAIAYAGHLLARLGATVWKVEPPQGDPIRALGPFPGDVPHPERGAFHLFYDAGKRSLALDPGRRGHRPSLARLARAADILLVDAAWAAATRARAQARRGAVAVVVSPFGLSGPYRDLPACDLVLQAMMGLAYITGEPDRPPLQVGLPVAELMAGQLAAGVALACLWRRGHSGRGWFVDLSCWEAALTAMEHAPMAWSYQRRSWHRRGNLRALAGWGLYPCRDGYVGVISGLGDAYRRFLEMVGPPLTEPRFASVSARTRLADEMHAAILAWLQDRSREEVVREAQARRLPFGYLHTVEDLLRSPQLRARRFFRIVRQPGLGELTVPYAPFRARGVRWRLAPAPALDAHRALARRLAPRPQRPTGLERGLPLQGVRVLEMAVVWAGPLCGRLLAEAGAEVIKLEAARRPDLIRGPARPLHPADGVYPRARPGPDPWNRHAYFNDRNRGKLGVCLDLDREEGQALARAIAARCDVVVENLSPGALRRFGLDYDSLRRLRPDIVYLSMPAQGLTGPERGHVGYGATNDLTSGLISVTGYEDGIPQNAGINVSDPVAAFHGFVAVMAALHYRARSGRGLHIDLSQRESTAYFMAPYVLDYLWNGRLARPAGNAHPSWAPHGLYPCAEDDSWLAIVVRDDAEWRRLCRLAPPLEPLSALGAPERLARRQEIDALLSSWTRTLPRAEAWRRLREAGVPSGPAYKGPGLFADPHLRRRRFWVAVRHPSAGRRLYPGPPWRLGDGAPSRRPAPTLGQHNRLVLRRVLGLSEPDLERLERAGVLCQRPLDA is encoded by the coding sequence ATGCCCCGGGCGCCCCTCTGGCTGGAAGGCGTACAGGTCCTGGAGGCGGGCCAGGGGCTGGCCATCGCCTACGCGGGCCACCTTCTGGCCCGCCTCGGGGCCACCGTCTGGAAAGTCGAGCCGCCCCAGGGCGACCCCATCCGCGCACTGGGCCCCTTCCCAGGGGACGTCCCCCACCCCGAACGGGGCGCCTTCCATCTCTTTTACGATGCCGGGAAGCGCAGCCTGGCCCTGGACCCGGGCCGCCGCGGCCACCGCCCTTCGCTGGCCAGGCTGGCCCGTGCCGCCGACATCCTGCTGGTGGACGCGGCCTGGGCCGCGGCGACGAGGGCGCGCGCCCAGGCCCGCCGCGGCGCTGTGGCGGTGGTCGTCTCTCCCTTCGGGCTGAGCGGCCCCTATCGCGACCTACCAGCCTGCGACCTGGTGCTGCAGGCGATGATGGGCCTCGCCTATATCACCGGCGAGCCAGACCGGCCTCCCCTTCAGGTGGGACTGCCCGTCGCCGAGCTGATGGCCGGGCAACTGGCCGCCGGCGTCGCCCTGGCCTGCCTGTGGCGCCGCGGACACAGCGGGAGGGGCTGGTTCGTGGACCTCTCCTGCTGGGAGGCCGCCCTCACGGCCATGGAACACGCCCCCATGGCCTGGTCCTACCAGCGCAGGTCATGGCACAGGCGAGGGAACCTGAGGGCCCTGGCCGGCTGGGGCCTGTATCCCTGCCGCGACGGCTATGTGGGCGTCATCTCCGGCCTCGGAGACGCCTACCGGCGCTTCCTGGAGATGGTGGGGCCGCCTCTGACGGAGCCTCGCTTCGCCAGCGTATCGGCCCGCACCCGCCTGGCCGACGAGATGCACGCCGCCATTCTGGCCTGGCTGCAGGACCGCAGCCGCGAGGAGGTGGTCAGGGAGGCTCAGGCGCGGCGCCTGCCCTTCGGCTACCTGCACACCGTGGAGGATCTGTTGCGCTCCCCCCAGTTGCGGGCGCGGCGCTTCTTTCGCATCGTCCGGCAGCCCGGCCTGGGGGAGTTGACGGTGCCCTACGCACCCTTCCGCGCCCGGGGCGTCCGCTGGCGCCTGGCCCCCGCCCCTGCCCTGGACGCCCACCGGGCCCTGGCCCGACGCCTCGCGCCCCGACCGCAGAGGCCCACGGGCCTGGAGAGGGGACTTCCCCTCCAGGGGGTCAGGGTGCTGGAGATGGCCGTCGTCTGGGCGGGGCCGCTGTGCGGTCGGCTGCTGGCCGAGGCCGGGGCCGAGGTCATCAAGCTGGAGGCGGCCCGACGCCCAGACCTTATCCGCGGGCCGGCCCGCCCGCTGCACCCGGCCGACGGCGTCTACCCCCGCGCCCGGCCCGGCCCCGATCCCTGGAACCGTCACGCCTACTTCAACGACCGCAACCGCGGCAAGCTGGGCGTCTGCCTCGACCTGGACCGGGAAGAGGGGCAGGCGCTGGCCCGCGCCATCGCTGCCCGTTGCGACGTGGTGGTGGAGAACCTTTCGCCGGGGGCGCTGCGCCGCTTCGGGCTGGACTACGACTCGCTGCGCCGCCTGCGTCCCGACATCGTCTACCTCTCGATGCCTGCCCAGGGGCTCACGGGGCCGGAGCGGGGACACGTGGGCTACGGCGCCACCAACGACCTGACCAGCGGCCTCATCAGCGTGACCGGGTACGAGGACGGCATCCCACAGAACGCAGGCATCAACGTCAGCGACCCCGTGGCCGCCTTCCACGGCTTCGTGGCGGTGATGGCCGCCCTGCACTATCGGGCCCGCAGCGGCCGCGGCCTCCACATAGACCTGTCGCAGCGGGAGTCCACCGCCTACTTCATGGCCCCCTACGTGCTGGACTACCTGTGGAACGGGCGACTGGCCCGGCCCGCGGGCAACGCCCACCCCTCCTGGGCGCCCCATGGCCTGTACCCCTGCGCCGAGGACGACTCCTGGCTGGCCATAGTCGTGCGGGACGACGCGGAGTGGCGTCGCCTCTGTCGCCTGGCCCCTCCCCTCGAACCGCTGTCGGCCCTCGGCGCCCCCGAACGCCTGGCCCGCCGCCAGGAGATAGACGCCCTGCTGTCCTCGTGGACGCGCACGCTGCCGCGGGCGGAGGCCTGGCGACGGCTGCGCGAGGCGGGAGTTCCCTCCGGCCCCGCCTACAAGGGCCCTGGCCTCTTCGCCGACCCCCACCTGCGCCGGCGCCGCTTCTGGGTGGCTGTGCGGCACCCCTCGGCAGGGCGCAGGCTCTATCCGGGCCCTCCCTGGCGTCTGGGCGACGGAGCACCCAGCCGTCGCCCCGCTCCCACCCTGGGGCAGCACAACCGCCTCGTCCTGAGGCGAGTGCTGGGCCTGTCGGAACCCGACCTGGAACGGCTGGAGCGAGCGGGGGTCCTCTGCCAGCGGCCCCTCGACGCCTGA